Proteins found in one Loxodonta africana isolate mLoxAfr1 chromosome 21, mLoxAfr1.hap2, whole genome shotgun sequence genomic segment:
- the LOC100653676 gene encoding F-box/LRR-repeat protein 20, with translation MSFLCFRSPGPGSALPMQAPPYPSSSPPWCDANTQPKEQGRSIETADSKYHIGCTSTSCAHQSRQQMGRKWSTHPSQAPPYSQWDYISQKALRGGGGGRDAMAESLPLEVLTYILTFLPLSDQKEASLVSRAWYCAAQNALRETNVRYNIPVSSASLPAIKSLGLRGISCISLTNVDSSPASHQVLQSVAYHLGPHLQSLCLGGGSPTEASFMALILGCPALRTLDLSGCNSLFTSGTLLAQPEMAQRVREALHSLRELNLAGLRDLADLSFNRLSSCAPSLERLSLAYCHLTFELSPAQGSMGPQDSCPSLLSFRNLLRFVKERAGKLRALDLSGTGLLPEALQALGQVPGLQLQELSLHSCRDLSTEAVAALCRQQPGLTSLDLSGCSELADGALLAVSLGLRHLRRLSLRKLQRLTDVGCKALGGLRELQSLDMAECCLVSGRGLAQALGSAHRAPLPLTSLSLAYCSSLKPRQELELWAMGPKEFSPKPQGPSLLMLQTLQELDLTACSKLSDASLAKVLQFPQLRRLSLSLLPEFTDTGLVAVARGCPSLEHLVLSHCSLLSDEGWAQAAGSWPRLQHLNLSSCSQLTEQTLDTIGQVCKQLRVLDVAMCPGISMAAVRRFQAQLPQVTCIQSRFVGGADLMLTL, from the exons ATGTCCTTCCTCTGCTTTCGGTCTCCCGGTCCCGGGAGCGCTTTGCCCATGCAGGCCCCACCCTATCCTTCTTCCTCACCGCCATGGTGCGACGCAAATACCCAGCCGAAAGAACAAGGGAGATCGATTGAAACCGCAGACAGCAAGTACCACATCGGCTGTACGAGCACTTCCTGTGCTCACCAAAGTCGTCAACAAATGGGACGGAAGTGGAGTACACATCCTTCCCAAGCCCCGCCTTATAGCCAGtgggactacatttcccagaaagCTTTGCGCGGGGGCGGAGGCGGCAGGGATGCGATGGCGGAGTCGCTGCCCCTGGAG GTGCTCACATATATTCTGACCTTCCTGCCTCTGTCAGATCAGAAAGAGGCCTCCCTCGTGAGTCGGGCTTGGTACTGTGCAGCCCAGAATGCCCTTCGGGAG ACAAATGTGCGGTACAACATCCCCGTATCCTCAGCCTCCCTCCCAGCCATCAAGAGCCTGGGCCTCCGGGGCATCTCCTGCATCAGCCTGACCAACGTGGATAGCTCGCCAGCTTCACACCAGGTGCTGCAGTCTGTCGCCTACCACCTGGGCCCACACCTGCAGAGCTTGTGCCTGGGTGGGGGCAGCCCCACAGAGGCCTCCTTCATGGCCCTGATCCTGGGCTGCCCGGCCTTGCGTACCCTTGAccttagtggctgcaacagcctCTTCACCTCAGGCACGCTGCTGGCTCAGCCCGAGATGGCACAGCGGGTCCGGGAGGCGTTGCACAGCCTTCGGGAGCTCAACCTGGCCGGCCTGCGGGACCTAGCCGACCTCAGCTTCAACCGGCTCAGCAGCTGTGCCCCCAGCCTGGAGCGCCTCTCCTTGGCCTACTGCCACCTCACCTTCGAGCTGAGCCCAGCCCAAGGCTCCATGGGCCCCCAGGACAGctgcccctccctcctctccttccgAAACTTGCTGCGATTTGTGAAGGAGCGGGCTGGTAAGCTGCGTGCCCTAGACCTGAGCGGCACCGGCCTGCTACCTGAGGCCCTGCAGGCCCTGGGACAGGTGCCTGGGCTGCAGTTGCAGGAACTGAGCTTGCACAGCTGCCGGGACCTGTCCACAGAGGCTGTGGCCGCCCTCTGCCGCCAGCAACCAGGTCttacctctctggacctcagcgGCTGCTCAGAACTGGCTGATGGGGCGCTCTTGGCCGTGAGCCTTGGCCTGCGGCACCTGCGGCGCCTGAGCCTGAGGAAGCTGCAGCGGCTAACAGACGTGGGATGTAAGGCCCTAGGGGGCCTGCGGGAGCTGCAGAGCCTCGACATGGCTGAGTGCTGCCTGGTGAGCGGGCGGGGATTGGCCCAGGCCTTGGGCTCAGCGCACAGAGCCCCACTCCCACTGACCTCCCTCAGCCTGGCTTACTGCTCCTCACTCAAG CCACGTCAAGAGCTGGAGCTTTGGGCAATGGGCCCCAAGGAGTTCTCTCCCAAGCCTCAGGGCCCCTCCCTGCTCATGCTGCAGACCCTGCAAGAGCTGGACCTTACAGCCTGCAGCAAGCTGTCCGATGCCAGCCTGGCCAAG GTGCTCCAGTTCCCCCAGCTGAGGAGATTGTCCCTGAGCCTACTGCCAGAATTCACAGACACAGGCCTAGTAGCTGTGGCCAGGGGCTGCCCCAGCCTGGAGCACTTGGTGCTGAGTCACTGCAGCCTCCTTAGTGATGAGGGCTGGGCCCAGGCAGCCGGCTCCTGGCCAAGGCTGCAGCACCTCAACCTGTCCAGCTGCAGTCAACTCACCGAGCA AACCCTGGACACCATTGGGCAGGTGTGCAAGCAACTCCGAGTGTTGGATGTGGCCATGTGTCCTGGTATCAGCATGGCTGCAGTCAGGCGCTTCCAAGCCCAACTGCCCCAGGTGACCTGCATCCAGTCCCGCTTCGTGGGAGGGGCTGACCTAATGTTAACGCTCTGA
- the ELMO3 gene encoding engulfment and cell motility protein 3 isoform X3 has protein sequence MLYFSRHAPNAYSRFVLENSSREDKHECPFARSSIQLTVLLCELLHVGEPCSETAQDFSPMFFGQDQSFHELFCVGIQLLNKTWKEMRATQEDFDKVMQVVREQLARTLALKPTSLELFRTKVNALTYGEVLRLRQTERLHQEGTLAPPILELREKLKPELMGLIRQQRLLRLCEGTLFRKISSRRRQDKLWFCCLSPNHKVLQYGDVEEGASPPPPESLPEQLSVADIRVLLTGRDCPHIREKGSGKQNKDLCELAFSVSYDRGEQEAHLNFIAPSKREFHLWTDGLSALLGSPMGSEQTRLDLELLLTMETKLRLLELENVPIPEQPPPIPPPPTNFNFCYDCSIAEP, from the exons ATGCTCTACTTCTCCAGACACGCGCCCAACGCCTACAGCCGG tttGTGTTGGAGAACAGCAGCCGTGAGGACAAGCACGAATGTCCTTTTGCCCGAAGCAGCATCCAGCTGACTGTGCTGCTGTGTGAGCTGCTCCACGTGGGGGAGCCCT GTTCCGAGACGGCCCAGGACTTTTCACCCATGTTCTTCGGCCAAGACCAAAGCTTCCACGAGCTCTTCTGTGTAGGGATCCAGCTGCTGAATAAGACCTGGAAGGAGATGCGGGCCACACAGGAGGACTTCGACAAG GTCATGCAGGTGGTACGGGAGCAGCTGGCCCGCACACTGGCCCTGAAGCCCACCTCCCTGGAGCTCTTCCGAACCAAAGTGAACGCGCTTACCTACGGGGAAGTGCTGCGGCTGCGGCAGACAGAGCGGCTGCACCAGGAAGGCACACTGGCCCCTCCCATACT GGAGCTTCGGGAGAAGCTGAAACCGGAGCTCATGGGCCTGATCCGCCAGCAGCGTTTGCTCCGCCTCTGTGAGGGGACACTCTTCCGCAAGATCAGCAGCCGGCGGCGCCAGG ACAAGCTGTGGTTCTGCTGCTTATCCCCCAACCACAAGGTGCTGCAGTATGGAGATGTGGAGGAGGGTGCGAGCCCACCGCCCCCTGAGAGCCTGCCCGAGCAGC TTTCTGTGGCCGACATCCGGGTGCTCCTGACAGGCAGGGACTGCCCCCACATCCGGGAGAAGGGCTCCGGGAAGCAGAACAAG GACCTCTGTGAGTTAGCTTTCTCAGTCAGCTACGACCGTGGGGAGCAGGAGGCACACCTCAACTTCATTGCTCCCTCCAAGCGGGAG TTCCACCTGTGGACAGATGGGCTGAGCGCCCTGCTGGGCAGCCCCATGGGCAGTGAGCAGACACGGCTGGATCTCGAGCTCCTGCTGACCATGGAGACCAAGCTGCGGTTGTTGGAGCTAGAGAACGTGCCCATCCCTGAGCAGCCACCCCCCATACCCCCACCGCCCACCAACTTCAACTTCTGCTACGACTGCAGCATTGCTGAACCCTGA